Part of the Anopheles coluzzii chromosome 3, AcolN3, whole genome shotgun sequence genome is shown below.
GCATTTTGATATGCGATTATGGTGTTATGTTGCTTTAGGAAGCATAAAACAAGACGCTTTTATTGGCACACCATAATGAGCtgtgcagtagtagtagtagcagcagcggccgGCGTATCAtaatttgtgtgattttttgtttgtgtttagttttaatttatgaCTTACTTCTAATTGTTGTCGCCTGTTGATAAAGATTGCGACTAAAcatacacaaccacacacaaagaGTGTTGTAATCTTTAATCACGTGTTTCACTGATAAGagatttgtgtgttgtgtggggCTCTGTAGGGGAGAGAGGTTAGGTTGCACTGGCCTCTCTCAACAAACAACGCGCACACTCTCAACGCCACGCCAATAAAGGACGGGCAAAATGCAATTAGAAGCGATAAATGATCTTTCCGAGTTGATTATTATTTGCCGTGTTTTTATGAGCTTGATAACGTCTGAATAATCGGTACGGTGCGCTTAACTCACTTACCTCTAACACACACCCAGCTGGTGTGCTGTAACGTACAGTAAAAATCGAAATATCGATCGCCTTCGCTTCCGAATAGGCGCTCTactggctggttggctgggGTTGGCTGGCGTTTGTCAATTTTCCCTCGGCCAGCCGGGGCGCGCTGCCAGTGAAATTGAATGGACGGTGAGAGGAATATCTAGGTTTTCCCTTTCGGCcgtcttgtgtgtgtttttttgtgcccGTTGTCCTCCACATTCATcactccgccgccgccgccgccaaccGATCATCCACGTTCGAGTTAAAGCTCCTTGCTTCACCTCGCCCGCGTGTGTTTGGTCTATTTTCAGTATTTTCCTTTCGTCGCTTcctctactactactactgtgcTCTTCCGCGGCCCTATTACTACCACCCCATGCTGTGTTTAGCACATTTTCTCGACCCGTTCCCCCTGCCGCACCCGTTTAGTCTCTAGTCCTAGGGCCAGATATATTCTTCCGCACACGCACGCCGCCCTGCCCTCCTCATATTCCAGTTTCTGTGTGTTCTGTGTGAGTGCTGTCTATTTTTCCAAGCGCAATAAAATGCAACGAAAAACAGTTCGAAAAAGAAGTTAGAGTCTGTGCGAATTCCTCCCTTCCTCtttgtgtgtctctctctgcGTTCTCCTTAGCGCACTCGGAAAAGCCGAAGGTGAATAGTTCGTGAAATCGAGACGATGTTTGTAGCTGCTTGTTACTGCTACCCCTTCTTTCACCCACTACTGTCAGCTGTACTCTCGGAGTAGATTAGGCCGGACCGGTGAAGAATTTTATGGCTTTTTCTCGGGGTCTCTGGTTTGagggtgtttcttttttttacggaAGGGCTGTGCTATGGGCTTCCTTGTGCCGAAGGAAGGAGAGAGTTATTGAATTTCGGACAAGCGGTCGGGGATGAAAAGCACAAACTAAGCAAATAAAGAGATTGCATCGGTGTGGATGAATGTGCCAAAAATGTAaatggggagaaaaaaaatgcaataataaACATTCTATTCAAAGAGATAAACATAAtaataggtgtgtgtgtgcgatttgatcaacataaatcatttgtttttctataTTGAAGATAGTGtttataaataattcaatttatgtattttcaatattgattaaatttataattctttttaatactttatccaccatttctttttattaaaaatagtaaaGCTCGTCATTCGGTTGCTAGAATCTCCTTCTTTAATATAATGTACTTTTCCactgttttctttgtgttcCTTTAATGACCATCGAATAGTTTCTCCTTCTAAACGTTTTGGCAAATCGTATTCGCAATGTTTGAGGTTTGTTTTCCTCCCACGGCCACTGACGGTCTcattctcgctctttctcgctctctctctctctctctctctctctctctctctctctctctctcctcatGCCGATCAAAAGTTTTCCGGCTCGCACAAAATTGTTGATCAATGCCAATGCGCGCCTCGGCTCGGCTCGGCTGCTTGGCTGACGTTTGCTTGCGCTCTTGAGAGTCGGTCGGTCTGTCTGTCTTCACACACAATTTTGGCATTACCGTTGGCCAACAGCCGCCCACACGTTCTCAGCTTTTATTATATATTCCCTCTGCCctgtgtggtgtgttgtgcCCTGTGCTGCCACCGTTTTCCTCACCTGCTAGAGGATTGTATTTCGGGCTTCATTCTTGtggggtgtttttgttttgttttatggaaAAAAAGTGTGTCAAAATCAactctatgtgtgtgttcgcttCTCTTGTTTGATTGTTGTGTTTGCCTAACTTTTTAACACCCCTCACCCACCGATGGGGGCGAGGGGGAGCAGCCCTTCCGCTCGCTGCTGGAACATTGACGCAGACATTGACAGTTTGGGGGAAAATATTGCGTGCGCACGTCGAACCCATGCTACATATACATATAATCCACCCCCCCtccacacacaacaccatcGCAACCGAAGGAGTCACTGAACTCATATACAAGGGGCGAGGACGGGTGTTGGAGGAAGGGTGGTGGTCGACTGTGTTTCCGTGACTGTGTGTATGCTAATTGATGCGGATTTTCGCAGTTTGTACCATCTTTTATttacgcttttttgttgttgtcattGTTACTTCTCCGCCCGTTCGGCCCCAAGGGCTTTAAAGCACTTTTGAAAAGCACGCAAATGATAATCAAATagaaaaattaattcaatccatcagtgggtggtggtgataCGTTTTAtctttaaattcaatttgtgtatggtttgataggaaatggaagaaaagagagaacgCGCGTATCAAATCATCTTCCGATAAAATTGATAAGCAAAATGTTGTGTTATCGTACAACTTCATATCATGCTGCTGCGCCTGTATGTAACCTTATGTTTgtatatgtgcgtgtgtgtgtggtgttctAAGTTTGCCTATATCTCTCACAAACCTCTTCCATATCGCGCACAGTGTCCCACAGTGCGTGTATTCGCCCGGCATGTGGCCAACATAGATTGGCCATCccgaaatgtgtgtgtgtgttgtgtgataTTAGTGATTTGTGCATCGATAGCCGGCCAGTTCGCGGGTTCGTTCGGGAACACTGGTGCTAGTGGCGTGGTGATGTAGCGTCGCGGCACTGTGTGCACTAATGTCTATAATTagatgaatttatttttatttaactcaCTCTTCACTCTGTAGTGAGAAATTAAACAACCCAAGAAGGGGGAGGGGTGAGGAGGATGGTGTCCGAGCTCGAAGCAAAAACGGTGGATCAGAGACAGTGGCTTCTTCTCGGGGCACACAATTCAGCAAACCCGGAGTCGCTCTCGCTTTCTCTTGAGAGCGAGCGCACATTTAGCTCGATTCGCTTGATTGTTCCACTAAtgggatcgtttttttttattgtgcgcGCGGTAtcgtttagttttattttgttgcgtttgtttaGCTTGCTTTTCCATAAACAACACCCCGCGGTGCTAGTACGCAGATTTTTATAGCTATTAATTGCGAGAACGAATCAATTGggcaatattttttaatgataaaaatgcatttatttcGGGGAGATTGGAAAAAAGAttattgtaattaattttgtGAAAGAATGATACAATAAGATTCCTATTCGAATAAATTTTCTTGCTCTGTGTGTAGTGGTAGCTCAGTTGTGCTCAAAATGAAACTGTGTCTTGGCTGTGTGCGCATTACAGCGCGTTCCACTACTCGCCGCTAGATGGCGTTGTAACCCGAACGCCGGAGCTCTGCAGCAGCTGAGCTACACTTAAATGAGCTACTTTGCAAGTGCTGTTTTTGAATATTTCGTTCGAATGGATTAAATCTTCACACGGAACCGTCAATTTTGGCagaatttatttaataaaatataaaacaatgtTGAGCTGTTACATAAAAATCTCATCAAATGTTAAAAGCTACTATAATCATCTGTAAGAATCAGGTGCAGTGTAAATGCAatgtttgctctctctcttcgaAAGCCGCCCCCCGTAAAGCTAGTGTTAAGCGAGATGGCCTTTTAATCAATCGTGTGTAATAAtagtaatttcatttttttccccttttctcATTTTGCTCTCTCCAGGATGAGGTGCTGGCGATCTCGGACAAGGTGATACTGCGGGCAGAGGACCTGCTGAACTGGATCGACACCGAGCAAGAGTGGAGCTGGGGCCTGCTCACGCTGTACGACGAGCAGAGTGCGAAGGATTGCCTGGGGATGACGCGACACCTCAGCAAGAACTCATCGCTGGACTTTGGCGATGTGGACAAGGAGAAGCATTCAGGTTAGCATTgcagaaggaggaggaggaggagagccGTCCGTCTCTAGATCTCATTATCGCTTCCGAAGTGGTGGTGCTCGATCGCCGCCGCCGTATCGTTGGTGGACTCGTACGCGTTTTCCAGCAGCTCGCAGCACACTTTTTCGCGGTGATGGCAATCGCGGCTatgaagcaaacgaaacgaaaagagGAACACACATCAGAAAAGAGGGaggatgaagaagaagaagcagcagcacacacaaaggGTGTATAAATGTAGCACAAATCAATTAGACGATGGTGCGTGCGTTTCGGAAAGATAGCGCAGAACACACCGCCACCGTCAGTGTCTTTCGGGGTGGaatttcactctctctctcggcgGAACGCGTCgaaagttttgttgtttttatggaCGACGCACGGAGGCTATAAATATAGGGGCGCTGGTTGATTCGAAGCGAAGCGTCCCGGAGAATCGTTCTGCACAGGGTAGTACTACTCACTTGGACAGATAGAAGATGTTGCGCGGTACGCGACACCGATACCGCAGCATGCACTCGCACCGCTTGCGCAGCAGAATGTCCTCCTGGATGATCGTGCTGACCTCGTACAGGTTGGGTCCGATCTTGCGCTCGCCGACCGATTTGTAGAAGGTGCGGTGCCGTGGAAAGGGCAGCTTTATCCCGGCATAGATCATACTGGCGTCCACTCCGACACTTTCCTCCAGCTGCCTATCCGCGAACAGGACAAACAGCGCCACTCCCACCAGGACACAGAGTCCTCGCACGCAAGCCATGGGGGAAAATCGGGAAAATCtcttttttggggggagagacacgcacacgcaccgcGCCGGTACTGTTTTGTTGtacgcgcgcacacaaactGACGACGGGCGTGAATTCGCGCATCCAGCGGTCTATGAAGCGGTGTAGCGttagacgacgacgatgacgacgatggggttgttttttttttttcggcggggtgatatgtgtgtgtgcgcgcagtTTGCCGAAAACGCCAACGCCAGTGTTGCTCGAATTCCGCGGCCCTCGCGCACGTTCGTGTGGTGGTGCGATCGGTGTTGTATTGCCGCTTCAAGCAGGGTGGGTGGGTGCTGCGTTtgaatgtgtgtattgtgtttgAATGTAGCGGAAGGGGGGGGCTGTGTACGGCAAGCTAGAAGTTAGACTTTAATGCACAACACGAGCACTGACGTTATTTGCTAGCAAAATCCTATCCTTCCGGAATGTGTGCCCCGAACCAACTTCCTCACCAACAATGAAACATGATTTCAACCTCACACCGTCATCTTTGCGTGCTGCGAAACTGAGCCAATGTGTGTAGCCGTAACTGCGCCTAGACAAGGCCGCGCACGCCCAACACCAAGACGCTCTATCTCTCCCCCACTCTCCTGGAACGGTAGGCGTTGATCGCGCAAAcacaccgtgtgtgtgtgttggtgcggtTGACGGAATGCTTGATCAGCCAATTTTATGCCGGGCCCCTGTGTGTTGCGGTCAGCGGAGACGGGTGTTTATTTTACTGCTGGTGTGAAGTATACAGTGttggtgttgatgatgatgatgatggcgtgATAGGCCCCGGCTCGGGTCGCGCTTGGAACGGGAGAAAGATGAGCGACGAAACTGCAAACTGCCAAATTTAACGTCTTCAACACGGGAGGGGAGGCCGCGATAGACAGTATTTTGCCAACAGCAGTGCATGATGGACGAATTACTAACCTTGAGCTGTGAGTTTGTCTCGTCCTCGCTCTCCAAACAGGTGAAAACATTGTAACGAAGGTGGCAGTGCTGAGCTTTTCGCGCTACTGCCGCTACCGGTCGATGCTGAAGCGGCTCGAGGGCGTGCAGGACGCGTGGCTGCGCAGCACGCTGGTGGCCAATCTGAGCGGGTTCGTGGCGCCCGTCCCGAACATGCGCATCATGTTCTGCAAGGAAACGTTCGACTATCCCGAGCTGGAGACGCACGAGCTGCTGTGCAATCATCTCGCGCCCAAGCTGAAGGGCCGGCCGCGCGGCAAGCGGAAGAAGACGCTGTCCGACTCGTCGCAGTACACGAAGAAGGAGGGCTGCTCGGATGAGAGCGAGTCGAACGAGTCGGACATTTCCGATTACTCCTACAGCAAGGTAATGGAGGTGGCGCGGTAAAAAAGGCCCCAAAAAGatcttattttatttgaaatgtttaaaactTCTATTTCTTTTAGGTATCTCCTGGCAAGAAGGTGATCGATCTCCACCCAACGCCACGGTACAACCCGCGCCCGTCGCGTGGCTCCTCCCAAACGAAGCAGGAACCGATCAGTGTGGTCATTTCCGCCTCGGCCGGCACGGTCAAGCCGAGCGCGGGCAGCAACCATCTGTCCCAGCGCAATCGCTCCAAATCCACCTCCAAGGCGCCAAAACCGTCGTCCAAAAAGTCGTCGAAATCGAAACCGGGCCGCAAGCCGGGCcgtggcagcagcaacaacaacaacaacaacggggGCGGCAAGAAGtcgtcctcctcttcctccaaCTCGTCGCTGGCGGCTGCGGGCGGTGCCGGCGAGtcggaggaggacgaggaggagccGGACGAGGATGGGGAGGAGGACGGTGGTGGGTCGTCGTCGACGCGCGGCGCCTCGAAGGATCGCGACCGCGAGGAGGACgcggacgaggacgaggaagaGATGGACtacgaggaggacgaggaggaggaggacgataATCTGTTCCGGGTGAACGATCGGATGGGCTCGGCGGAGCGGGAGTTCCTGCAGCGGTTGCAGGAGTTCCTCGATCCACGGGCGCTCCAGTACGCGGACAGTCAGGCTGCAACGCTGAAAAATGGTAAGGAAAAGCGTAACCCGTTCCTTTTCTGGCACtaattgcatttgtttttcccccgtttccAGTGAGCTTGTACGCGGTGTACGTGAAGGTGCAAAAGATCGGTGGCTACAGTGCGGTCACCGACAAGGAGGTGTGGAACCAGCTGCTGCAAGGCACGGGCGCGGAGAATGGCGTGCTGAGCCGGAGAAAGTACGAGAAGATTGTGCTGCCGTTCGAGAAGCATCTGCGCGAGCTGGCCGGCGATCAAGAGTCGGACGTGAAGCGCGACAcggccctgctgctgcttggggACGATGAGCTGGACGCCAAGCTGCGGCTGTTGCGCGATGTGAAGGTGGAAAAGCGTGATCCGGACAGCAAACCGCACGAGCTGGCCGAGAGCAACGGGTCCGCTGGGCTGGACTATACGGTGAAGCGGGAGCTGGTGGAAAAGGATGATAGCGCgtacggcggcggcggtggcaagTGTGCGGTGAAGGAGGATAGCAATGGAGCCGGCGGTGGCAGTCCGAACGGTGGCGTGCATCTCGGCATGTCGCCGGTGTCTGTGCCGCTGACCGTTATCGTTCGGCCGAATTTGGACGAGAAGGATCAAAAGTCGTCCCAGATACAGATCAAGCAGCCGCACACGACGATCACGGTGCACCAGACCACGATCCATCCGCACAGCGCCAATCACCATCACGCCGGCCAGCCGAACAGCAACCACCATCAGCCGATCAGTGGCCAAAGCCCGCAGCACATCACGAACCAGATCCAGATCACGAATCAGATTCAGATCCAGCAGATCACGGTACAGTCGAACGATAAGAATGGACCGGGAGGCGTTGGTGGCGCTGGTGGCGGTGGGGTAGGATCGGGCGctggcagtccgaacgaatcggCGGGCCAGTTCAAGTACAGCTTCAAGCAGGACAAATCCGGCCAGGAGCTCAACATTGAGCCGGCCGCAACGACGCCCAAGTCCGCGTCGGCGACGATCGCTTCCGGTGCCGGGTCGCCGTCCGAGGGGGCCTCCTCGCTGAGCCTGTTCCCGCTGAACCGGCAGGGCACGGATCCGGATCTCACGATCAAGGAAGTGTCGGTGTGCCCGACCAGCGGTACGCTCTCGATCACGTCCAGCGCGTGTGTGCCGACGACGCCGTCCAAGACGAGCTCGCTGCGCCACGTGCGCATGAAGAACGATCGCAAGGGCGCCGGGGGGATGATGATGGAGGCGGGCGGCATCATGGGTGCTAGTCAGAAGGAGAACATTCCCTTGCTGGGTGGAGGCGTTGGTTCGGCAAGCTTGTTCGGCGGTCAGAGTCTAACAACGATCACACCGATCCCGGCGAACATGATGATGGCGGGCGCATTCCTTGGCCACGGTGGCCCTGTGCCGGTTGGAGCGGGTGGATCCATTTCCACGGGACGATCGGCGCTGGATCAAGATCACAGCGGCAAGCAGCAACCGATGACAACACCGGTCGCCACGGAGGTCATCGATCTCGTCGACAGTGACAACGAAAACGACAGCTCACCACCGGCCGGCGCGTCGTCCGCGAATCGGAAGCAGGCGGGACAGGCGATGCGACCCATTCCCTCGCTGCTGCCACCGATGAAGAAGCGCAAGCTGGACATCCTGCGCGAGGGCGGCCTCGAGGTGACGCCGATCTCGAACGGTGCCAGCATTTTCTCCAGCCTCGGCAAGAGCCCCGGTCCGCCGAACCCGATGCGCATCAACATAACGGCGGAGCTGAACACGACGCCCCAGCGGCCCGAGCCGCCGAAGCGCAGCGACCACGCGCCCCGCAAATGCATTCCCACGCCGCTCGAGTTCCAGACGCACTGCATGTACACACGCACGGGCAAGATATTCGGCGACCCGAAGGAGCTGGTGCCTCCCCGGGTGCCTGCCCCCGCGCCGGATCTGCTCGATCTGACTGGCCCGCGACCGGTCGGGCTGATGATGGGCGCGATGGACAGTGCGGCAAACCTTTCCAACAAAGGACAGCAGCCGCCGATGCCCGTGATGGATTTCTCTAGCAACGCGCGGCACACCAATCGTACGGGGCCAGCGTCCCGGACGGCGCCCAGCCTGCAGATAACGCTCGTACCCGGGCCGACAAACAGCCACGGCTCGGGCGGCGGCATCGGTGGCGTTGCTCCCGGCATGGGTGGTGGACTGCCACCGATGATGACGCCGTTGAATATTCCAGTTCCAGTGCCAAGTCAGcaggcggcggccgccgcagcagcagcagcagcagtgaccTCATCCACCAGTGCGATGGGACACAAACCGAAATCGAAAGCGTACGAAATAGTGCCATTAAGAGACGGTGGTGTTGGCAGTGCGGCGACACCGATGAAAGAACCGAGCCCGAAGGTCACGATCGGTCCCTCTTCCgcgtcctcctcgtcgtccggTTCGACCAACGGTACCATCAttccgccaccgccaccaccgaccGGACAGCTCGCCGGACTGATGGGACCGGGCACGTCGCCCAACAATCTGCTCGAAACGCTCGCCAACCTGCAGAAGGTGAACCCGGACCTGATGGCCAGAATACTGTCCTCGTCCGGCATCTCCAAATCCTCCATTCCCGGGCTGACGCAGCTACTCGGCACGCTGGCCGACCAGTCGCCGCTCGCTCCACCGGCGGCCAAGAAGACGCAGCGGCGCAGATCCAACTCACAGGCTGCAgcggcggccgctgccgctgctgcggctgccTCGTCCAGCCCCATACCTACCGCCCCTTCGCCCGGCCTACCGCCCGGAAGCATACCGCCTCCGGCCGGTGCCAGCAGCAGTATTCCGTCGCCGAACGCCACCACCTCCATGCCACCGTTCCCGATGCCGCCGGGCAGTTTGGGCCTGGTGCCGCCCTCGATGGTGCTGCACTCGTCGAACTCGCCGTCCCCGCAGCACCATCCCCCGCAGGCGGACTCGCCCACGTCCGCCAACCATCCGCTTAGCCAGCAGAtcaagctgctgcagcaggtgcagctacagcagcagcaaaaattcCTCCAACAGAAAGCCTCCGAGGAGCAGCAAAAGCTGCACATGTTGGCCCAGTTCTCtcagaaacagcagcagcaccagcaaccgcagtCCTCTCCCAGCCAGGGATCGCCAGTGTCGCCGGTGTCCACGGTCGGGGCCGGCTCGCCATTGCCCGGCACGCCACCGCTCGCGATGCCACCGTCGCCCGTGTCGGTGCCACGCATTCCCGTTGTGCCACCGCCGTCGGCAGctgcggcggccgccgccgtaCTGTCGGGGCTACCGCCCGGGGCCGGCGCACCCTTCCCGCCACCGTTCGATCCGATCTACCTGCAGCTGTACGCGAACCCGGGCCTCTACCTGCAGAGCCTGCCGCcggagcagctgctgcagctgtacAAAAACCTTCCGCAGGGCATTCCAATCACCAAGAGCTAGTCGGTCGGGGCGTCGACCGAGTCGTGCGGCATAGAGCGGGTCGCGCCGGCTCAACCCCGGTGAACAGTAGTGGAAGAGAAGGAAGAGTAAAGAAACATCCCGTTTTGCCCATTTTGTGTTCCTTAGAAGATTGAGCATGCGGAAGCGGAGGAAGTAGTAGCACGCTTCCGCAGTGATGATTGttttcgtatgtgtgtgcgtgtgtgtgtgtgcgcgcgatgtgtgtgtctgtgtgtatgtgtgtccctCTGCCGCGACTAGATGTattcccccccccacccatcCCCCCACGCAATGATTGtttattcttttgtttttaagttTTCACTATGCCTCTTGAAGGATATAGACCTAGGCCACGTGGTTtcgtttgaattatttgttatttaggTAAAATTAGTAAGAAAAATGGTTAATTTTTGAAATCACGCTATGATCACGATAATGAAGAACGAGAAATTCCCGTACTCCCAAGTGCAGGAGAAAGAACGGGGGAATTGCATTCTCTTTTGTACACACTGTAACAAATCAAAGCTAGTAGGAGTAATAACACCGCATAAAATTGAGAGCGCGTACTGTAGCGAAATATTCATAATTACTGAGCAAATTGAAATGGTCaagtgaaaaaacaaaactagagAAAGGGAATTCGTTTGCTTGCTACAACTAGTGGAGGCGTGCGCTAATTAAGTAGAATTAAATGGAAATATGTACACGATGGTACCCGAAGCCGGCAACCGCGAGTGGCTGTAAATGTAAGCAAATGCAGCCAAGTGTGTTTGGGTGCAAAACACTAACAAAACATGATacgaaatgaagaaaaacaaaaaacaacaaaacgaaacgatttAAATTGTATATGAACCAACCGGAGTACGAAGGCGGCACGAATACGATTGAGAAATGATGAAGCACGTGTTTGCAGCTTTTCCGCATCCGTTTGTCATATTGTACGAGTGGATGAAGCGAGTGAGGAGGATGCGATGATAGTAGGACGCAAAACAACAGGCCATACATACATACTATGCATAATAGTACTCTTTCTCTTCAACCGCTGCCCCTATTTCCATGTCCATACATTACGCCACAAAACCAATACAAACGCCACAACAAGTAGTAGTAAAGCCTGTA
Proteins encoded:
- the LOC120959269 gene encoding uncharacterized protein LOC120959269, with protein sequence MEIKVVGGPCGYHGSYTFFKGVKISFGHKGAHDSGASSVASQPASAPGSGGPLHSTANAATTPTATSSAGSSSSTSNGHDRRRPSVDIPSEGIADSPGSVSTPPPATSRSPGKGGEPAGEEQDERMKDRSSNNGGHNTAQCNQTNANSSAAPMNGGSSSTSSSSGSGNSGSNSTSNSNSDSNGNSGSSSANGGSSSGKSQNGNQPKPKQTQRKCVSENGSSGAGTGASGVGGSSTASSNGTSTRAGINNNLSRLASLDRDHHYRPLVLALGDCIPVRPWSDSPIACLAELRMVWRDRNEQCLLIALRLYFLPENTPSGRNCHGEDEVLAISDKVILRAEDLLNWIDTEQEWSWGLLTLYDEQSAKDCLGMTRHLSKNSSLDFGDVDKEKHSGENIVTKVAVLSFSRYCRYRSMLKRLEGVQDAWLRSTLVANLSGFVAPVPNMRIMFCKETFDYPELETHELLCNHLAPKLKGRPRGKRKKTLSDSSQYTKKEGCSDESESNESDISDYSYSKVSPGKKVIDLHPTPRYNPRPSRGSSQTKQEPISVVISASAGTVKPSAGSNHLSQRNRSKSTSKAPKPSSKKSSKSKPGRKPGRGSSNNNNNNGGGKKSSSSSSNSSLAAAGGAGESEEDEEEPDEDGEEDGGGSSSTRGASKDRDREEDADEDEEEMDYEEDEEEEDDNLFRVNDRMGSAEREFLQRLQEFLDPRALQYADSQAATLKNVSLYAVYVKVQKIGGYSAVTDKEVWNQLLQGTGAENGVLSRRKYEKIVLPFEKHLRELAGDQESDVKRDTALLLLGDDELDAKLRLLRDVKVEKRDPDSKPHELAESNGSAGLDYTVKRELVEKDDSAYGGGGGKCAVKEDSNGAGGGSPNGGVHLGMSPVSVPLTVIVRPNLDEKDQKSSQIQIKQPHTTITVHQTTIHPHSANHHHAGQPNSNHHQPISGQSPQHITNQIQITNQIQIQQITVQSNDKNGPGGVGGAGGGGVGSGAGSPNESAGQFKYSFKQDKSGQELNIEPAATTPKSASATIASGAGSPSEGASSLSLFPLNRQGTDPDLTIKEVSVCPTSGTLSITSSACVPTTPSKTSSLRHVRMKNDRKGAGGMMMEAGGIMGASQKENIPLLGGGVGSASLFGGQSLTTITPIPANMMMAGAFLGHGGPVPVGAGGSISTGRSALDQDHSGKQQPMTTPVATEVIDLVDSDNENDSSPPAGASSANRKQAGQAMRPIPSLLPPMKKRKLDILREGGLEVTPISNGASIFSSLGKSPGPPNPMRINITAELNTTPQRPEPPKRSDHAPRKCIPTPLEFQTHCMYTRTGKIFGDPKELVPPRVPAPAPDLLDLTGPRPVGLMMGAMDSAANLSNKGQQPPMPVMDFSSNARHTNRTGPASRTAPSLQITLVPGPTNSHGSGGGIGGVAPGMGGGLPPMMTPLNIPVPVPSQQAAAAAAAAAAVTSSTSAMGHKPKSKAYEIVPLRDGGVGSAATPMKEPSPKVTIGPSSASSSSSGSTNGTIIPPPPPPTGQLAGLMGPGTSPNNLLETLANLQKVNPDLMARILSSSGISKSSIPGLTQLLGTLADQSPLAPPAAKKTQRRRSNSQAAAAAAAAAAAASSSPIPTAPSPGLPPGSIPPPAGASSSIPSPNATTSMPPFPMPPGSLGLVPPSMVLHSSNSPSPQHHPPQADSPTSANHPLSQQIKLLQQVQLQQQQKFLQQKASEEQQKLHMLAQFSQKQQQHQQPQSSPSQGSPVSPVSTVGAGSPLPGTPPLAMPPSPVSVPRIPVVPPPSAAAAAAAVLSGLPPGAGAPFPPPFDPIYLQLYANPGLYLQSLPPEQLLQLYKNLPQGIPITKS
- the LOC120959273 gene encoding uncharacterized protein LOC120959273 gives rise to the protein MACVRGLCVLVGVALFVLFADRQLEESVGVDASMIYAGIKLPFPRHRTFYKSVGERKIGPNLYEVSTIIQEDILLRKRCECMLRYRCRVPRNIFYLSNRDCHHREKVCCELLENAYESTNDTAAAIEHHHFGSDNEI